One genomic window of Candidatus Pseudobacter hemicellulosilyticus includes the following:
- the hypF gene encoding carbamoyltransferase HypF produces MNMHTYHIHISGLVQGVGFRPFVCRTANALRINGEVCNNNDGVHVTFNASEKDAVAFYTGLIGQAPINALVVRHRLQRVGDRRFDSFTIGPSAADTRVRVLLTPDVAVCPTCRRELYEEENRRYQYAFTTCPDCGPRYSIITALPFDRENTTMRELPLCEACEEEYQFLHNRRQHSQTNSCPDCPIEMHLYNLGNGHALHDAETILQVVQERLINGYIVAVKGVGGYLLLCDATNARTIRLLRHRKHRPQKPFALLYTDVEMAKTDVRLRKEEIEALESAAAPIVLGRLRETTTTGICHELIAPGLDTVGVMLPCSPLLHLISQHVGKPLVATSANMSGSPIIYRDQDALGSLPGIADLVLTYDRDIIVPQDDSVVRFSELGQKIFLRRSRGYAPSYFPVPFEMPGAAILAMGAELKSAFAILSAGQLYVSQYLGDHGTLESQEAYSVTLKHLQQVLHFRPRHVLIDQHPNYYVSEHGRTIGVETAARVISVQHHKAHFGAVLAENHLLETNDPILGIIWDGAGYGEDGQIWGGEAFLFRDDQIQRVAHLDYFPHLLGDKMSREPRLSALSLLHQQPARQQQLDKYFNAGEWRYYRQLLDTNTPVYTSSMGRLLDGIAAILGVTPINTYEGEGAMKLEALANTAAGFPDNYYSIPIMAPKIQWQQLLSGIMDDLENKLPANVIARKVYYSLAKLVMALANHYGVNRIACSGGVFQSALLTDMIIALGYAGQEIYFHQQLSPNDECIGFGQIACFNLGRISQSRGQEKSVQVNY; encoded by the coding sequence ATGAACATGCACACGTATCATATCCATATCAGCGGGCTTGTACAGGGAGTAGGGTTCCGCCCTTTTGTTTGCCGCACGGCCAATGCCTTACGCATCAACGGTGAGGTATGCAATAATAACGATGGCGTCCATGTAACTTTTAATGCGTCTGAAAAAGATGCAGTGGCTTTTTATACAGGTCTGATAGGACAGGCGCCCATCAATGCGCTGGTAGTGCGCCACCGGCTGCAGCGCGTGGGGGATCGCCGCTTTGACAGCTTCACCATTGGTCCCAGTGCTGCCGATACCAGGGTACGGGTACTGCTGACGCCTGATGTGGCTGTTTGTCCTACCTGCCGCCGGGAATTGTATGAGGAGGAGAACCGCCGCTACCAGTACGCTTTTACTACCTGTCCTGATTGCGGTCCGCGTTATTCCATTATCACGGCGCTGCCCTTCGACCGGGAAAATACCACCATGAGGGAGCTGCCGTTATGTGAAGCCTGTGAAGAAGAATACCAGTTCCTGCACAATCGCCGGCAGCATAGCCAGACCAACAGCTGTCCCGACTGCCCCATTGAAATGCATCTCTACAACCTGGGCAACGGTCATGCCCTGCATGATGCGGAAACTATATTGCAGGTAGTACAGGAAAGACTGATCAACGGATACATTGTAGCCGTAAAAGGCGTAGGTGGTTACCTGCTGCTTTGTGACGCTACCAACGCCCGAACTATCCGGCTGCTGCGGCACCGCAAGCACCGCCCCCAGAAACCTTTCGCGCTGCTGTATACGGATGTAGAGATGGCTAAAACAGATGTTCGTCTCCGTAAGGAAGAAATAGAAGCCCTGGAAAGCGCTGCCGCACCCATTGTGCTGGGCCGCCTCCGGGAAACCACTACCACCGGTATCTGCCATGAGCTGATAGCGCCTGGCCTGGATACCGTAGGCGTTATGCTGCCCTGCTCGCCGCTGCTGCACCTGATCTCGCAGCATGTGGGCAAGCCGCTGGTGGCCACCAGCGCCAATATGAGCGGCTCGCCGATCATTTACCGCGACCAGGACGCACTGGGCAGTCTGCCCGGTATTGCCGACCTGGTACTCACTTATGACCGTGATATTATAGTCCCGCAGGATGACAGCGTGGTGCGCTTCTCCGAACTGGGACAGAAAATATTCCTGCGCCGCAGCCGGGGTTATGCGCCCAGTTATTTCCCCGTGCCTTTTGAAATGCCCGGCGCTGCTATACTGGCCATGGGCGCTGAACTGAAATCGGCCTTTGCTATTTTATCGGCCGGCCAGCTCTATGTCAGCCAGTACCTGGGCGATCATGGCACCCTGGAATCACAGGAAGCTTATTCGGTTACCCTGAAGCACCTGCAGCAGGTACTGCATTTCCGTCCGCGGCATGTGCTGATTGATCAGCATCCCAATTATTATGTGTCAGAGCATGGACGAACCATTGGCGTCGAGACTGCTGCACGCGTGATCAGTGTGCAGCACCATAAAGCGCATTTCGGTGCTGTGCTGGCCGAGAACCATTTGCTGGAAACCAATGATCCTATTCTTGGTATTATCTGGGATGGCGCCGGCTATGGGGAAGATGGTCAGATCTGGGGTGGGGAGGCGTTCCTGTTCCGGGACGACCAGATCCAGCGGGTAGCCCACCTGGATTATTTCCCGCACCTGCTGGGTGATAAGATGAGCCGCGAGCCCCGTCTGTCAGCGCTTTCCCTGCTGCACCAGCAGCCGGCCCGGCAGCAGCAGCTCGATAAATATTTCAATGCCGGTGAATGGCGCTATTACCGCCAGCTGCTGGATACCAATACCCCTGTGTACACCAGCAGCATGGGCCGCCTGCTGGACGGCATTGCCGCCATCCTGGGCGTAACCCCCATCAATACCTATGAAGGGGAGGGCGCTATGAAACTGGAGGCGCTGGCCAATACCGCTGCCGGATTCCCGGATAACTATTACAGCATTCCCATCATGGCGCCTAAGATCCAGTGGCAGCAGCTGCTGAGCGGCATTATGGATGATCTGGAAAATAAGCTGCCGGCCAATGTGATTGCCCGCAAAGTGTATTATTCCCTGGCCAAACTGGTCATGGCGCTGGCCAATCATTATGGCGTGAACAGGATCGCGTGCAGTGGTGGCGTGTTCCAGAGCGCTTTGCTTACGGATATGATCATTGCCCTGGGTTATGCCGGGCAGGAGATCTATTT